From Vitis vinifera cultivar Pinot Noir 40024 chromosome 3, ASM3070453v1, the proteins below share one genomic window:
- the LOC109121877 gene encoding protein FAR-RED IMPAIRED RESPONSE 1-like, translated as MDYMVKQSGGHEHVGFTQKDIYNQVDAMRRSEIKDGDAEAALAYLCGKVEMDSSFFYKFNIDEESRLANLFWADSTARMDYACFGDVLAFDTTYRTNAYKKPLVVLVGVNHHHQTVVFGCALLIDESVGTYEWVLETFLDAMMNKKPISVVTDGDKAMRKAIKKVLPDTCHRLCSWHLQRNAFTNVHIKDFSSIFARCMFMRGNEEEFEKVWHEMVANLGLNENRWVTEIYG; from the coding sequence ATGGACTATATGGTCAAACAATCAGGGGGACATGAGCACGTCGGTTTCACACAAAAAGATATATACAATCAAGTTGATGCAATGCGTAGAAGTGAAATTAAAGACGGTGATGCAGAAGCAGCATTGGCTTATTTGTGTGGAAAGGTAGAAatggattcttcatttttttataaattcaacatTGATGAAGAAAGTCGACTAGCAAATTTGTTTTGGGCTGATTCAACTGCTCGAATGGATTATGCATGTTTTGGAGATGTCCTAGCATTTGACACAACCTATAGGACAAATGCCTATAAAAAGCCTCTAGTAGTGTTGGTCGGTGTTAATCATCACCACCAAACTGTTGTATTTGGTTGTGCGTTATTGATAGATGAAAGTGTTGGGACATATGAATGGGTGTTGGAGACATTTCTTGATGCAATGATGAATAAGAAACCCATATCTGTTGTAACCGATGGGGATAAAGCTATGCGTAAGGCAATTAAAAAAGTATTACCCGATACGTGTCATCGATTGTGTTCATGGCATTTGCAACGAAATGCATTCACGAATGTGCATATTAAGGACTTCTCAAGCATATTTGCAAGGTGCATGTTCATGCGTGGGAAtgaagaagaatttgaaaaggtTTGGCATGAAATGGTTGCAAATTTGGGACTTAATGAGAATCGTTGGGTGACCGAGATATATGGGTAA